A genomic window from Gossypium hirsutum isolate 1008001.06 chromosome D10, Gossypium_hirsutum_v2.1, whole genome shotgun sequence includes:
- the LOC107939509 gene encoding probable LRR receptor-like serine/threonine-protein kinase At3g47570, whose protein sequence is MEPSEKHFQASSSFFLMILLPFFNLQGLNLLRLATASPVVRGNDTDRQALLQFKAKITGDPLKIMESWNSSLHFCQWIGVTCGRKHRRVTKLKLRILKLSGSLSPYIRNLSFLRELDLVGNSFYNQIPQEIGGLRRLEALHLANNFISGEIPSNLSACSKLISVDISRNQLTGEIPSLLGLLSNLEVLVFFHNSLRGSIPPSLGNLSSLEELGLTYNALSGFIPESFGRLRNLSVFAIFGNAIYGTVPGALFNLSNIRAFDIGTNKIQGTLHSDLEINMPHVELFSVGDNQISGQIPISISNASNLNFLDFYNNMLDGNVPSLEKLDNLFDLDLGINHFGHGIKGDLNFLCTLVNNTILEDLSIVKNNFGGEFPECISNFSSNLRRLGMGGNNIWGRIPDMIGKLINLEMLDVAHNQLLGPIPFDIGRLWKLNIFYAESNFLFGTIPHSIGNLTELTKLFLDFNNIQGNIPSNLGKCQNLLLLDLSYNNLSGPIPPEILGISSLSIVLSLSSNSLTGELPVEVGKLKNLGLLDVSHNRLSGLLPNNLSCCVSLVELYLEGNLFEGPIPPSLSSLRGLGALDVSNNNLLGGIPEFLVIFGVLKYLNLSFNNFEGIIPSEGVFKNTSAIFVEGNNKLCGGILELHLSKCNSKTSSKAPVKLKIAIIVVILGVTLVFTCLLILWFRKKKEQKPTTTCAEHSLLQLSYQNILRATNGFCMENLVGSGSFGSVYKGILEETGLAIAVKVLNLLNHRASKSFFTECKALKSIRHRNLVKVLTAISGVDYQGNDIKALVYEFMENGSLEDWLHPYISMNESEMTRNLNFFQRVNMAIDVAHALQYLHNHCETSIIHCDLKPSNILLDGEMVGHIGDFGLAKILSADRLNYSSNQSSFLGLRGTIGYAPPEYGMGSDLSTKGDVYSYGILLLEMFTGKRPTDERFKEGLSLHKHVKAALPNRVIEIIDPILLQESVRGGTIIDITLNENRLGNDRHLRCLNLIFEIGLTCSAQSPSERIDMSEVVTKFCSIREKLFHPT, encoded by the exons ATGGAGCCCTCAGAAAAACATTTTCAAGCGTCGAGCTCTTTTTTCCTTATGATTCTTCTCCCATTCTTCAACTTGCAGGGTCTTAACTTGCTTCGTTTAGCAACAGCAAGCCCTGTAGTTAGAGGAAATGACACTGATCGACAAGCTCTACTCCAGTTCAAAGCCAAGATAACTGGTGATCCACTCAAGATTATGGAGTCCTGGAATAGCTCCCTTCACTTCTGTCAATGGATCGGTGTTACATGCGGTCGCAAGCATCGAAGAGTCACCAAGCTGAAACTTCGAATCCTCAAACTCTCTGGATCATTATCGCCCTACATTAGAAATTTGAGCTTTCTCAGGGAGTTGGATCTTGTGGGCAACAGCTTCTACAACCAAATTCCTCAAGAAATCGGAGGTTTAAGAAGACTGGAAGCATTACACCTGGCCAATAACTTCATCAGTGGTGAAATTCCTTCCAATTTATCTGCTTGTTCGAAGCTTATATCAGTTGATATCAGCCGCAACCAGCTAACGGGAGAAATACCTTCTTTGCTGGGTCTCTTGTCAAACCTGGAAGTATTGGTTTTTTTCCACAACAGTTTGAGAGGGAGTATCCCACCATCGTTGGGGAACTTGTCATCCTTGGAAGAACTTGGTTTAACGTATAATGCATTAAGTGGGTTTATACCTGAATCTTTTGGACGACTGAGAAATCTTTCAGTTTTCGCCATATTCGGAAATGCAATTTATGGTACTGTTCCTGGAGCATTGTTCAATCTCTCCAATATTAGAGCCTTTGATATTGGTACAAACAAGATTCAAGGTACTCTGCATTCAGATTTAGAAATCAATATGCCTCATGTTGAGTTATTTTCTGTAGGGGATAACCAAATCTCTGGACAAATTCCAATTTCAATATCCAatgcctcgaatttgaattttcttgatttttataatAACATGCTCGATGGAAATGTACCGTCATTAGAAAAGTTGGATAATTTGTTTGACCTTGATCTAGGAATAAACCATTTCGGGCATGGGATAAAAGGTGACTTGAACTTTCTTTGCACATTAGTCAATAATACCATACTAGAAGACCTATCTatagtcaaaaataattttggaGGGGAATTTCCTGAATGCATTAGCAATTTTTCTAGCAACCTTCGGCGTTTAGGAATGGGTGGGAACAACATTTGGGGAAGAATCCCGGATATGATTGGAAAGCTCATCAATTTGGAGATGCTAGACGTAGCACATAATCAACTATTAGGACCCATTCCCTTTGATATTGGAAGGCTTTGGAAGCTAAATATATTTTACGCTGAAAGCAATTTTCTCTTTGGGACTATTCCCCATTCTATTGGAAATCTAACAGAGTTAACCAaactttttttagattttaacaatattcaaggcaacattccTTCGAATCTAGGTAAGTGCCAAAATTTGCTTTTATTGGATCTTTCTTATAACAATCTTAGTGGACCAATACCCCCCGAAATACTAGGAATATCATCCTTGTCCATTGTACTAAGCTTATCGTCAAACTCTTTGACTGGTGAGCTTCCTGTTGAAGTAGGAAAACTGAAAAATCTAGGCCTACTGGATGTTTCTCACAACAGGTTATCTGGTTTGCTTCCAAACAACCTTAGTTGTTGTGTAAGTCTGGTGGAGCTATATTTGGAGGGCAATTTATTTGAAGGGCCCATTCCTCCATCTTTGAGTTCATTGAGGGGTCTTGGGGCATTGGATGTATCCAACAATAATCTTTTAGGTGGGATTCCagaatttcttgtgatttttggggtattaaagtatttaaatctCTCTTTCAACAATTTTGAAGGAATTATACCAAGTGAAGGTGTTTTCAAGAATACAAGTGCCATATTTGTTGAGGGAAATAATAAGCTTTGTGGAGGCATCCTTGAATTACACTTGTCAAAATGTAACTCCAAAACATCATCAAAAGCTCctgttaaattaaaaattgcaATTATTGTTGTGATTTTAGGAGTGACTTTGGTTTTCACTTGTCTCCTCATCTTGTGGTTTAGAAAGAAGAAAGAACAGAAACCAACAACAACTTGTGCAGAACATTCACTTTTACaattatcataccaaaacatCCTAAGGGCAACTAACGGATTCTGCATGGAGAATTTGGTTGGTTCTGGAAGTTTTGGTTCTGTATACAAAGGAATTCTTGAAGAGACTGGACTAGCTATTGCAGTGAAGGTGCTTAATCTTCTAAATCATAGAGCTTCTAAGAGTTTCTTCACTGAATGCAAGGCCTTGAAGAGCATTCGACATCGAAATCTTGTCAAGGTATTAACAGCCATTTCAGGTGTCGATTATCAAGGCAATGATATTAAAGCCTTGGTTTATGAGTTTATGGAAAATGGAAGCTTGGAGGACTGGTTGCATCCATATATAAGCATGAATGAATCGGAGATGACAAGAAACCTGAACTTCTTCCAAAGAGTTAATATGGCCATAGATGTTGCTCATGCACTACAATATTTGCACAATCATTGTGAAACATCGATCATTCATTGTGACTTGAAGCCAAGCAATATTCTACTTGATGGGGAAATGGTTGGACATATAGGTGACTTTGGCTTAGCAAAAATCCTTTCTGCAGACAGGCTGAACTATTCTTCTAATCAATCAAGTTTCCTTGGATTAAGAGGAACTATTGGCTATGCTCCACCAG AGTATGGTATGGGAAGCGACTTGTCAACGAAAGGTGATGTGTATAGCTATGGCATCCTCTTGCTAGAGATGTTTACAGGGAAAAGGCCTACTGATGAAAGATTCAAAGAAGGTTTAAGTCTTCACAAACATGTTAAGGCAGCTCTACCCAATCGAGTGATTGAGATTATAGATCCTATTCTTCTTCAAGAGAGTGTCAGAGGAGGAACAATCATAGATATCACTCTCAATGAAAATCGCTTGGGAAATGACAGACATCTTCGATGCTTGAATTTGATATTTGAAATAGGACTTACTTGTTCCGCTCAATCACCGAGTGAACGGATCGACATGAGTGAAGTTGTTACCAAGTTTTGTTCTATTAGAGAGAAGCTTTTTCATCCAACTTGA